The Paenibacillus yonginensis genome segment TAGACCTGCTCTTTATAATAAAATCCGAACGACAATTCCCGTTCCGGGTCCTGCAGACGGCGAATCTCCTCCATCCAGCTCTCCTGGAATGCGTAAGAGGAAGGATCCTCGGCAAATAAATCAATAGCCTGGCGGTAAGCGCGAATAACCGCTGCGGTATAAGCTGCCGGCTTGAGCAGCGACTCTATTTTGAAGCTGTGCACGCCCGCCTCCAGCAGCACATGCAGATCCTCCAGAATACAAATATCGTCCGAGCTCATAATATGGGTGCCGTTGACATCCTCGAAAATCGGGTATTTCTCGTCCTGGCGTTCCGCTTCAATCAGGAACAATCCCCGCTCCTTGCCCAGACTGCCGCCCTCGACCGGCCGGCCCTGATGAGCCATGTAACTCGCAACTAGCGAGCGTTTGGAATGATAAATATTCGTCATCCCGTGCACCTGCACCTCAGCTTCGACCTGAAGATGCGGAATCATGCCGGTAATTTCGTCCATATTTAATTCACGGGCCAGAACAACGCGGGAAGCCCCTTTGCTTCCCCAATAATTGGCGGTCGCATAGTTGGTTGAAGTCATTTCCGCGTTCCAGTGCAGGGCCAGCTGCGGGGCAGATTTCTTGGCGGCCCGCAGGACCGCCGGATCCCCGAATTGAACGGCATCTACGCCCGCCTGCTGCAGTTCCTGGAGATAAGGCTCCAGTCCGTCCAGCAAATCGTTGCTGATCAGATTATTTAGGCTTACATACACTTTGGCTCCCCGGCCGTGTGCAATCTCGGCGATTTGCCGGATATCGTCCACGCTGCATTCGCCCGGCAGCCGCATGCCGTATTTATCCTCTCCCACCAAGACTGCACTGGCACCGGCTTCCATAAACTTGACGGCTTCTTCTATCGAACCGGCCGGCACCAGAAGTTCCGGTTTTCCCTCTTTCATTGCTTCTCACACCTCTATACTTATTTGGCCGAAGCCTGACTTTTCTTGATATTTGCCAAATGCTCCTGATAGGTAGCTGCAAATAGATGCTCTTGACTGCCATCCTTTTTGGTCACGTAAAACAAATAATTCGAATGTTCCGGCTCCAGCGCTGCTTCTATCGACTTCAAACTAGGAGCCGCAATCGGTCCAGGAGGAAGACCTTCATAAAGATAAGAATTATATGGACTGTCCACTTTGCGAAGATCCGAATTCAGCAGCCTTTCCTTCGGTTTGCCAAGCAAATACTGAACCGTGGCGTCAATCTCCAGCTTCATATCGGCTTTGAGCCTGTTGTAGATAACACCGGCTACCAGCGGCCGCTCCTTATCCACCACAACCTCCCGCTCCACCAGGGAAGCGATCGTCATGATCTGATTCAGCGAATAACCGCTTGCGGCAAGCTTGGCCTCGAAATCCGGAATCTGGTCCAGCTTGGCCGAAGTCTCCTCAAGCATCCGCTGGATCATGTCCGCTTCCGTGCTGCCTTTCTTCAGCTCATAGGTTTCAGGGAACAGATACCCTTCCAGTCTGTACATCAATTTGGCATCAGCCGGAATTTCGCTGAGCAGCGGACTTTCAATGTTCCCGGCTGCCGGATCTTTAGTCAGCTTCAAGAACGTTTCGGCGTTTGCCAGCCCTTCCTCCTGCAGCTTGTCCGCCATCTGCTTGACCGTAAATCCTTCCGGAATCGTAAAACGAATCATTTCTTCCGGGACAACGTCACCTTTATTCAGCTTCTCAATAATTTGATCGGCCGTAACGCCAGGCTGCATTTCATAGGTGCCGGCTTGAAAGCGGCTGCCCTCGGACTTATATTTCAAAGAAAGCTTAAACAGAAGACTGTTGCGGATAAGACCCTTCTCTTGCAGCAAATCGGCAATGGCTTCCGTACCCGTTCCCGGTTCAATGGTAAACCGGACAAGCTGATCCGATTTGGCAGGAGGCTGAAGCCCCCAGTACACGTAGGCTCCCGCTCCACCCGCAGCTATAATTAAAACCAAAACCACGGCCAAAACAAGACGTATTCCCTTCTTCACCAAGTCAGCTCCTTTACAGCCAAAAAGAGCGGAAGCTCCGCCCTTCTTGGGTTACATGCTATATACCTCAGACATTCAAACAAACAAGTCCCCGCAGGCTGCAGCGGGTGGGGCCTTGCTCCTTCCTGCAGCCGCTATTCAGGAAAAGTCAATTCGTCGTACAGCTCGGAAACTTCTTCCCATTCATCGTCATCGTCGATCGTTTCCAGGGACAATTCCCCGTCCGCACCGGCGACCACTTTCAGAATTTCCGGCTCATCGGACTTGGACGATCCATCCGGCCGCAGAACGACATAGGAATGGCCGGCCACTTCAAATTCTTTCTCCACCTGATAATAAGTGGATTTGCCTTGTTCATCCTGAAGCTCCACCACAGGTCCAAAAGCTTCCTGGATGCGGCTGGTCCATACTACATTCTCACGGTTATAAGCCGTCATTAATCTTCGTCACCGCCGAATTCATCCATCAGCGTGTTGAAGGTCTCCTCTACGATTTCCCATTCTTCATCGCTGTCGATGGTATACAATTTCAGGTCATCCCCATCTTCCTCGTAACGGAAAGCATAAACTTCTTCTTCGCTTTCTTCGTCATCGGATTCCAAAGGAACCACCATCATATATTTAGCGTCGGATCCATCAACCTCAAATTTCATGATGACTTCGAACTCTTCTTCATTGCCTTCGTCATCAGGAATATAAATAATTTCCGGTTCTTCTTCGTTGCCGATGATTTGGTTTGCCATCATTCATCACCCTCACCTTATAGTCTTTGAGTCCAAATAATTCTGCAAAATTAGCGTCGCAGCCATTTTATCCACGACCTGTTTGCGTTTGCCCCGGCTCACATCCGCTTCCAGCAGCGTCCGATGTGCTGAAACCGTCGTAAGCCTTTCATCCCAAAGGTGAACAGGCAATTCCAATTGACCACGCAGTTTATCGGCGAACGCCATACAAATCTCGCCCCGGGGTCCGATCGTGCCATTCATGTTCTTAGGCAGTCCTACCACGATCTCTTCGATCTCATACTGCTTAACCAGCTCGGCAATTTTGGCAAGTTCCCCTTCATCTCGGCGTTTCTCCAGCGTATCAATGCCCTGAGCCGTCCAGCCCAGTTCATCGCTGACGGCAACGCCGATTCGGCGATCCCCATAGTCGAGCCCTAATATTCTCATCCTACAACTCCTGTCAAAAAGATGGCTGCCCGCCTCGCGGGATCAACGGTTGTGCTTCATATAGAAGCGAACCAGCTCCTCAATGAGCTCATCTCTTTCTTTCTTGCGTACAAGACTTCTGGCATTGTTATGCCGCGGGATATAAGCCGGGTCCCCTGACAGCAAATATCCGACAATCTGGTTGATGGGATTGTATTCCTTCTCCTTCAGCGCTTCATAAACGGTAAGAAGGATTTCCTGTGCTGACGCCTCCTGCTCATCGCCGGTGACGTTAAACTTAACAGTTTTATCCATGGAGTCCATCATGCCACCTCAATTCTCGGCCACAACGGTCAAACCCGTTATGCCTATCAAACTAAGCCAATCCCGCCGGTTCCGGGCCAAGCTTATATCTCTTACTATACCATATTGGGGCTCCAAGAAGGAAATAGGAAACTAGAAAATTTCCCAGCAATTGGAGCCCCTCAGCGTTTAGATAATTAAGCTTGGGCCGCTACCAGCTCGCCAGCCCGTTTCAGCGCCTCATCCAGCTTGGAGGCGTCTTTGCCGCCGGCCTGAGCCATGTCCGGACGGCCACCCCCGCCTCCGCCGCAGATGACGGCGATTTCTTTCACCAGCTTCCCGGCGTGCAGACCGCGTTTGACATCCTGCGGCGGCACGGCAACGACAAAGTTGACTTTGTCTTCGGCAGCTGCTCCAAGCACCAGAACCGCGTCCGGCACTTTCAACTTCAGCTCGTCCGCAAGCGTACGAAGCGCATCCATGCTGGATGCCTGGACACGTTCAGCCAGCAGCTTGGTTCCGCCGACTTCAACCACGCGGCTGGTCAGCTCGCCGGCCTCGATCGCGCTCAGCTTGCCCTGCAGCGATTCATTCTCGCGCGACAAATCCTTGACCTGCTGGTGCAGCGCTTCGATCCGCTTAGGAACCTCAGCGACATTCGACTTGAGCAGGGCCGCCGCGTTCTTCAGGACATCCAATTGCTCATCCATATAAAGATAAGCAAAGCGGCCGGTTACCGCCTCGATCCGGCGAACGCCGGAGCCGATGCCGCTTTCGCTGACCAGCTTGAACAGGCCGATTTCGGACGTGTTCTGCACGTGGCAGCCGCCGCACAGTTCAAGGCTGTAGCCGCCGACCTGAACGACACGGACAATATCTCCGTATTTCTCGCCGAACAGCGCCATGGCGCCCATCGCTT includes the following:
- the mltG gene encoding endolytic transglycosylase MltG, with the protein product MKKGIRLVLAVVLVLIIAAGGAGAYVYWGLQPPAKSDQLVRFTIEPGTGTEAIADLLQEKGLIRNSLLFKLSLKYKSEGSRFQAGTYEMQPGVTADQIIEKLNKGDVVPEEMIRFTIPEGFTVKQMADKLQEEGLANAETFLKLTKDPAAGNIESPLLSEIPADAKLMYRLEGYLFPETYELKKGSTEADMIQRMLEETSAKLDQIPDFEAKLAASGYSLNQIMTIASLVEREVVVDKERPLVAGVIYNRLKADMKLEIDATVQYLLGKPKERLLNSDLRKVDSPYNSYLYEGLPPGPIAAPSLKSIEAALEPEHSNYLFYVTKKDGSQEHLFAATYQEHLANIKKSQASAK
- a CDS encoding IreB family regulatory phosphoprotein, producing MDSMDKTVKFNVTGDEQEASAQEILLTVYEALKEKEYNPINQIVGYLLSGDPAYIPRHNNARSLVRKKERDELIEELVRFYMKHNR
- a CDS encoding DUF1292 domain-containing protein, with amino-acid sequence MTAYNRENVVWTSRIQEAFGPVVELQDEQGKSTYYQVEKEFEVAGHSYVVLRPDGSSKSDEPEILKVVAGADGELSLETIDDDDEWEEVSELYDELTFPE
- a CDS encoding DUF1292 domain-containing protein produces the protein MANQIIGNEEEPEIIYIPDDEGNEEEFEVIMKFEVDGSDAKYMMVVPLESDDEESEEEVYAFRYEEDGDDLKLYTIDSDEEWEIVEETFNTLMDEFGGDED
- the ruvX gene encoding Holliday junction resolvase RuvX; translated protein: MRILGLDYGDRRIGVAVSDELGWTAQGIDTLEKRRDEGELAKIAELVKQYEIEEIVVGLPKNMNGTIGPRGEICMAFADKLRGQLELPVHLWDERLTTVSAHRTLLEADVSRGKRKQVVDKMAATLILQNYLDSKTIR
- a CDS encoding peptidase U32 family protein, whose protein sequence is MKEGKPELLVPAGSIEEAVKFMEAGASAVLVGEDKYGMRLPGECSVDDIRQIAEIAHGRGAKVYVSLNNLISNDLLDGLEPYLQELQQAGVDAVQFGDPAVLRAAKKSAPQLALHWNAEMTSTNYATANYWGSKGASRVVLARELNMDEITGMIPHLQVEAEVQVHGMTNIYHSKRSLVASYMAHQGRPVEGGSLGKERGLFLIEAERQDEKYPIFEDVNGTHIMSSDDICILEDLHVLLEAGVHSFKIESLLKPAAYTAAVIRAYRQAIDLFAEDPSSYAFQESWMEEIRRLQDPERELSFGFYYKEQVY